The sequence TGGTCTCGCCGGTGTAGAAGTCCTTCTGGCGGTTGTTGAGCCAGTCTGGAACTTCCTCGGCGTAGTTCTCTACGATCTCGACGACCTCGTCGATGACCTCTTCCTCGAGCGCACCGAACGTGGCCGTTCGGTCGACGCCCGCTTCCTCGGCGATGATCCGGGCGGTGCGTCGGCCGACCCCGTTCAGTTCCGAGAGCGAGCGCTCGACGGATTTGGTCCCGTCCAGGTCGGTCTGGCCGATCCGGACGAAGTACTGCAGGTCGTCGTCCTGTTGTTCTTCGGGTGCTTCCTCGCTCATGTATTGGGTATGTGTGTCTGGTCTGCGCGCGGTGCACGGTGACTGACGGAAAACGTCAGTCCTCCCGTCGAACGGTACGATGGTCGACCGATCGGTTCCGAACGGTCGCCATCGGGTCGTCCGACAGCAGTGGTTCCGACGTCGTGGCGGGGATTCGAACCCCGGAGGCTTGACGCCACATGGTTAGCAACCATGCGCCTTGGGCCGCTTGGCTACCACGACACCGTGTGTCTTGTATCGTCGCCCTCTCGGACTCGGGGACCGTCTCCCCTACACGTATCGCAGGAGAAGCTACCAGTGTCGACTACTTAAGCGCAACGAAAGCCCCCGACCCGAACCTCCGCCCGCACCCGCCACGGTGGCGCCTTCGGGAACCTTCTTGGCGATCGATCCACATCGTCCATCGAGTGTCACGGTCGATCAACCCCACGCGGTTGCTTGCCGCCCTCTGCGGAATCACCGCCGTCGCCCTCGCCGCAGCCACGCTTCCCTCACCACTCGAGACCGGCGGCGAGGGTGGCGACCTCGGAACCGGCGACGGCGGCGACGCCGAGCGACGGCCACCCGGGACCGTGCTCGAGCCGGAGGCCAGCGAGGGGGTCCCGCCGGTACTCGAGTATCTCGCGTACCTGCTGGTCCTGCTTGCCGCGGTCGCGCTCGCGTGGTATCTGATCGTCCACCGTCGAGAGGTCGTCAAGTGGCTCGCCGTGGGCGCGGTCGTCCTGTTCGTTCTCTTCGTCGTTGGCGAACTCCTGCCGACGATCGCCGAGCCCGACCTCGTTCCGGTCGAGGAACAGCCACCGGCAGACGACGCCCTTCCCGGCGAGGGAGACGGCGAGCAGACACCGATGCCGGTGAACCCGGTGGTCCTCGTCCTCGCCGCCGTCGCCGCGGTGTTTCTGATCGCCCTCCTCGCCACTCGAGGCGGGGGTTCGCTCCCGTCGCCACCTGGCCTCCGTGGTGACCGCTCGGCGTCGACCGATTCCGAGCCAGACGCGGCAGCGATCGCCGACGCCGCGGGGCGAGCGGCCGACCGGATCGAGGATTCGACCGTAGACAACGACGTCTACCGGGCCTGGCAGGAGATGACCGAACTGCTGGAGGTCGACCGGCCGGAGGTGACGACGCCACGGCAGTTCGCCGACGCGGCCGTCGACGCCGGGATGGGCCCTGCCGACGTCGAGGAACTCACCCGCCTGTTCGAGGACGTCCGTTACGGCGAGACCGAGCCGACGGCCGAACTGAACGAGCGTGCGAAGACGGTGTTTCGTCGAATCGAGTCGGAGTACGGAGCGCCTGCGGCCACATCCAGCGACGAACGCGCGGCTCGAGACGAGTCATCCGGGGGTGAGACGGCGTGAACGCGACGCGTGCGGCCATCGGACTGGGATTACTCGCGTTCCTCGCCGGCCTCGCTGTCGCGGCCGGGACTGTCCCGCTCGCGATGGACCGACTCGCGATCGGCGGCGTCGGACTGGCCGTCCTCCTGGCGGCCCTGATGACGCTCCGTCGCCGCCGAACCGGCCGTCACCTCCGCTCGACACCCAGCCCCGAGCGTCGGTCACCGGTTCCCGTCCCTGCAGTGCAGCCGCGAGCCGTCCTCGAGGAGTTCGAGCCGGTCACCGACCGGTACGACGTCCTCGGTCGCCACGTCCAGCGTGGGCTCGCCGCGCTCGCCATCGCCGTCTTCACGCGGATCGACGGCGACTCGACCGACGCCGCGCTCGATCGAATCGAGGACGGAAGCTGGACGGACGATCCGGTCGCTGCGGCGTTCCTTTCGCCGACGCTCGAGGCCCCCGACCGGAATCTGCGTGCGAAGCTGTCGTCGATCGTCGGTGAATCGCAGTTCATCACGTCGGTTCGGCGCGTCGTCGCGGCGATCGACGCCGTGGCCGATCGCGACCGACGAGTCGACGGCGACGGCTCGCTCCCAGCCTGTGACTTCTTCGACGGTTCGCGGCGCTTCGAGCCGTGGACCGACACGGGAGGGCTCGGTTCGGCTCGTGGCTCGAGCCGGTCTCGCGGTCGCCGTGGTTCCGACGACAGCCACCACGAACCGATCCGAACGACCGAAGACGACGCGGAACTGGCCGCCGGCGAGGTCGTCTCGACCGGCGGCGTCCGCGGGACCGACTACTGGACGGGGGTCGGCTTCGTCGCGCTGTTCGCCGTCGGCGTCGGTGCGGCAGCGAGTTCACCACCGGTCTTCCTCGCGGGCGTCGTCGGCATCGGTTTCGCGGGGTTCGCCCGGACGTTCGAGCCGCCGAAACCCGACCTCGAGATCGAACGAACCGTCCACGAGGACGAGCTCGAGCCCGGCGACGAGGTCGAGGTCACCCTGCGAGTTACCAACCGGAGCGGTCGGTTCCTCCCCGACGTGCGCCTGATCGACGGCGTCCCACCCGGTCTCGCCGTCGTCGAGGGTGCGAGCCGGCTCGGGACCGCGCTCCGCCCGGAAGAGACCGTCACGCTCGAGTACACCGTCGCCGTCGAGCGCGGCAGTCACGAGTTCGATCCGACTCTCGTGCTCGTCCGCGACTTCGCGCGCTCGCGCCAGCGCGAGTACCTCGTGGGGGCCGAGACGACGGTTCACTGTGAACCCCGGTTGCGCCCGCTGCCCCGACGCGTCCCCCTGCGGGCCGTGACGACGCCGTACCCCGGCCGTCTCGAGAGCGTCGAGCCCGGCTCCGGCACGGCGTTTCACTCCGTCCGCAACTACCGGCCGTCGGACCCGCGCTCGCGGATCGACTGGAAGCGCCGCGCGAAGACCGGCGAACTGGCCACCCTCGAGTTCCACGAGGAACGACCGGCGCGGGTGCTCCTGCTCGTGGACGCCCGCCGGACGGCCTACTGCGCACCCGATCCCGACGGTCGCCACGCGGTCGATCGGTCGGTCGAGGCGGCCGGTCGGTTCGCGGCAACGCTGCTCGAGCGAGGAAACGCCGCCGGGCTCGCCGCGATCGGCCCACTCGAGCGTGACGGAGAGCAGGCAGAGCCGTGCTGGCTCGCTCCCGCGACCGGCCGCGACCACGAACAGCGACTGCGCGAGGCGCTGGCTCGCCACCCACAGCTGTCGACCGAGCCGCCGGCGCTCGGGACGCGCTGGCGGTACCAGCTTCTGGCGATCCGCCGACGACTCGACGCACAGACCCAGGTCGTCCTCTGCTCGCCGCTGGTCGACGCCCGTGCGGCGGCGATCGCGCGACAGCTCGAGAGCCACGGCCATCTCGTGACGGTCGTCAGCCCGGACCCGACGACCGACGGGACCACGAGCGAGGTCGCGGCCGGACTCCTCCGCCGGCTCCGGATCGTCGACCTCCGCCGGGCTGGCGTCCCGGTCGTCGACTGGTCGGACGAGCAGGGGCTCGAAGAAGTACTCGCGAGTACGGGCGCGAGGCAGCGGACGACGTCCGGGGCCGCAATCGGCTCGACGAGTGGAGGTGGCAGTCGGTGACGGGACCGCGACCCGACCTCGGGATCGGCCTCGAGCGTGGAGCAGGCGACCGAAGTGAAAGCGAGCGTGAATCGGCGACAGACACCGACGCAGGATCTGCCCGCGACGTGGGCCAGTCGATCACCCGCGAACCGGCCGTCGCCTCGAGCGTCGCCGCCGTCGGCCTCTCTATCGTCGCTGCCGCGCTTGCCGGCGTCGGCTCGCCGGTGGGCCTCCTCGTCGGACTCGCGGGGATCGTCCTTCTCGCGGTCGCGCTCGTTCGCAACTCGAGACGGCTCGTCGACGTCGCCGGCCTCGTGTGCTTCGTCGGCGTCGTCGCGGGCGGACTCGAGGCCACGGCAGTCGAACCGTCGCTCCTCGCCACGCTCGCCGTCGTCCTCGCCTGGGACCGCGCCCACGGCGCGATCGACGTCGGAACGCAACTCGGGCGGGAAGCCCCGACGCGTCGGCTCGAGGCCGTCTCGTTCGCCTCGAGTCTGTTCGTGGGGGTGTTCGCTGGAACGCTCGGGTACGCAGTGTATTTGATCGGTGGGACGGGCCAGCCGGTCGCCGCCGTGGTGCTGTTCGTGATCGCCGCGGCGCTGGTGACGCTGGGACTCGGGAGCGACGGCAGATGGTGAGACGGAAGCGAAAAACGGTGGAGGATCGTCGCGGTCGACTCATACGGTTTCCTGTACGTCAGTTCCGGCGCACCCGCGATCCGTGCGGCTGTTGTGCCGGTAAATCGGTACAGGAAACCGTATCAGGCTTCGGCCTGCGTCTCGAGGTACTTCTCGTTCAGTTCCCACTCGCCGTCGTCGGATCTGACCATGTACTCGCCGTAGAAGGGGACGCGGTCGGCGACGACCTCGCGGTAGGCCTCGCGAATCTCCGGTCTGGTCATCTCACCCATCGGTTTCAGGTCGTCGTTGCGATTGAGACAGCCCTTGAGGTAGCCGTCGTGGGTGACGCGCACGCGATGGCAGTTCGCACAGAACGTCGGGTTCTCGACGGGGTCGACGATCTCGACCATCCCGACGTTCGGATCGTCGGCGATCGCGTCCACGCCGTCGCACTCCTCGTCTCCCTCGAGAGCGATGTCGGCGTCGTCGCTCGCGATCCAGTAGCGCCGTCGATCGTGCATCTCGCGGTGTTCGACCCCGACGGCCTGCTCGGCGAGCCACTCGTGGACGCGCTCGATCTCGACGTTCCACTCCGGCTTGCCCGTCAGCTCCGGCATGTACTGGATCAACTGGAGCTGTAGCCCCTCGTTCTCGGCGACGTGGTCGACCATCTCCGGGACGTAGCCGGCGGTGTGCTGGAAGACGACCATGTTGAGCTTGACCGGATCGAGGCCCGCCTCGAGCGCCGCGTCGACGCCCTCGAGCACGCGGTCGTAGGCCCCGCTCTGGGTGACCGCAGCGAACTGCTCGCGGTCGAGGGCGTCCTGTGAGACGTTCACGCGCTCGAGACCGGCGTCGACGAGGTCGCCAGCGCGTCCGGGGAGGAAGGTGCCGTTGGTCGTCATCGAGATTTCCATCGAGTCGGGCGTCCGCGCGATGATCTCCTCTAAGTCCTGGCGCAGCATCGGTTCGCCGCCGGTGAACTTGACCGCCTCGACGTCGAATTCGGCGGCGACCTCGAGGAAGCGAACGACGTCGTCGGTCGACATCTCGTCGTCCTGTGGATCCATCGGGCCGCGGGTGTCCCCGAGTCCTTCGTTGTGGCAGTAGACGCAATCGAAGTTACACCGATCGGTGAGAGAGACCCGGACCCCCCTGACCTCGCGCCCGAAGTCGTCCGTGAGCATATCACCGGGTTGCATTCGGATCCGCTTAAGCGCGCTGGATATCTCACCGACACGTAATGCATTTCGGTTACGGAACGTGTGGCCGCACGTGTGGCCACCGTCCAGATCGGTCGGTTCCGAGACAGTTTACGTCACCTCCGCCGGACATGTCGATACTGTAACCATATGTGCGGCGGCTCGCAACGTTTTGCGCGATGGCACGCTCACGTGCGATCCTGATGGCGAAGTGGGGGCCGCACCTGACCCTGTTTCTGATCGTCGGCTACGTCTTTCTCTGGGCCGGCGTGGGTCTCGTCTTCGGCGACCCCCTCACCGTAAACCAGCGTATGAGGCTTTTCGGTCTCCTCGTGGTCTGTCTCGCGATCACCGTCTTTTATCAGTCGTGGGTCATGATCCTGCTCCCGGGGCGAACTCTCGAGCACGGCATCGCGCCCCCGGTGCCGATCAAACGCTATTACCTCCGATCGCTGGTGACTCCTTCGAGCCGGCTGGGGTCCCGGCTGATCGGTCTTCTCCACCTCTGGAACGGACTCACGTCGTTCTGGTTCGCGCTCTTTCTTCTGGCCAGTTACTGATCGCGATCGCCACCGGAAGCCCGACCGTTGCTGCTGTCGGCGACGGTGTCGACACCCTGCCGGAATCGGTCGGGGGAACACATACCACCTCGAGTCATGAACGGGACCGTATGGACGAAGACATGCTCGCCGACCAGCGCCGACTCGTCGACCTGATCGAATCCGAAGGCTGGGACGTCACCGACCTCGAGATTTCGGCCTACGACAGCCCGTGGTCCGACGAGGACGACCCGGAGGCGACGATCACGATCACCGCTCGCAAACCCTACGACGCGCACGACGAGGACGGGCTCGACGAAGACGAAGACGACGAGAACCCGTTCCGCCTGAAGTAGCTGGGCGTTCGACGTTCGAGGAGTCTGCCGTGCCTTAGCGAACCGTCGCAGGGTCGGCGACCGGTAGCTCGACGACGAACACCGCCCCGCGTGGCTCGTTGTCCTCGACCCGGACCTCGCCGTCGTACCGATCGATGAGCGTCTGGACCAGATAGAGCCCGAGGCCGGTTCCAGCACTCTCGAGCCCTTTCTCACCTCGGCCGAAGATCGCTGCTTTCTGGTCGTCGGGGACGCCGGGCCCGTTGTCAGCGACCTCGATGGTGACCGTGTCCGGATCGTCGGCAGCGGAGTGCTCGTCCGCCGAGACTGCCACCCTCACCTCGGGCACGGGCGCGTCGTTGTGCTGGATCGCGTTCGAGAGCAAGTTCCGGAAGACCGCATCGAGCATCTGGTCACCGACGACGCTCGTCTCCGGGAGCGGCCCCTCGACGACGACGCTGGCTTCCGGATGTGCGGACCGAATCTCTTCGAGTTGGCCCTCGAGAGCTCGATCGACCCGGACGCACGTCCCGTCGACGTCGGTCTGTAACATGACTTCCGCCAGGTCGCGGGCGGTCTTCGTGAGTTCGACCGCGTTCTGGACGCTCTCGTCGACTACCTCGAGTCGGTCGCTGCCCGCCTCGTCGACGTGGTCCTCGAGGGCGTCGGCGTACGCCTGGATCAGTTGCAGGTCGTTGCGGATGTCGTGGCGAACGACCTCGTTCAGCAGTTTCAGGTTGTCCCGCTGGGACTCGAGACGGCGCTCGGAGGCGACCCGTTCGGTGATGTCGATGTTACTCTCTGCGATTTTCGTCACGGTTCCGTCTTCGTCGG is a genomic window of Natrarchaeobaculum aegyptiacum containing:
- the moaA gene encoding GTP 3',8-cyclase MoaA, with amino-acid sequence MLTDDFGREVRGVRVSLTDRCNFDCVYCHNEGLGDTRGPMDPQDDEMSTDDVVRFLEVAAEFDVEAVKFTGGEPMLRQDLEEIIARTPDSMEISMTTNGTFLPGRAGDLVDAGLERVNVSQDALDREQFAAVTQSGAYDRVLEGVDAALEAGLDPVKLNMVVFQHTAGYVPEMVDHVAENEGLQLQLIQYMPELTGKPEWNVEIERVHEWLAEQAVGVEHREMHDRRRYWIASDDADIALEGDEECDGVDAIADDPNVGMVEIVDPVENPTFCANCHRVRVTHDGYLKGCLNRNDDLKPMGEMTRPEIREAYREVVADRVPFYGEYMVRSDDGEWELNEKYLETQAEA
- a CDS encoding DUF7519 family protein, whose product is MTGPRPDLGIGLERGAGDRSESERESATDTDAGSARDVGQSITREPAVASSVAAVGLSIVAAALAGVGSPVGLLVGLAGIVLLAVALVRNSRRLVDVAGLVCFVGVVAGGLEATAVEPSLLATLAVVLAWDRAHGAIDVGTQLGREAPTRRLEAVSFASSLFVGVFAGTLGYAVYLIGGTGQPVAAVVLFVIAAALVTLGLGSDGRW
- a CDS encoding DUF58 domain-containing protein, whose translation is MNATRAAIGLGLLAFLAGLAVAAGTVPLAMDRLAIGGVGLAVLLAALMTLRRRRTGRHLRSTPSPERRSPVPVPAVQPRAVLEEFEPVTDRYDVLGRHVQRGLAALAIAVFTRIDGDSTDAALDRIEDGSWTDDPVAAAFLSPTLEAPDRNLRAKLSSIVGESQFITSVRRVVAAIDAVADRDRRVDGDGSLPACDFFDGSRRFEPWTDTGGLGSARGSSRSRGRRGSDDSHHEPIRTTEDDAELAAGEVVSTGGVRGTDYWTGVGFVALFAVGVGAAASSPPVFLAGVVGIGFAGFARTFEPPKPDLEIERTVHEDELEPGDEVEVTLRVTNRSGRFLPDVRLIDGVPPGLAVVEGASRLGTALRPEETVTLEYTVAVERGSHEFDPTLVLVRDFARSRQREYLVGAETTVHCEPRLRPLPRRVPLRAVTTPYPGRLESVEPGSGTAFHSVRNYRPSDPRSRIDWKRRAKTGELATLEFHEERPARVLLLVDARRTAYCAPDPDGRHAVDRSVEAAGRFAATLLERGNAAGLAAIGPLERDGEQAEPCWLAPATGRDHEQRLREALARHPQLSTEPPALGTRWRYQLLAIRRRLDAQTQVVLCSPLVDARAAAIARQLESHGHLVTVVSPDPTTDGTTSEVAAGLLRRLRIVDLRRAGVPVVDWSDEQGLEEVLASTGARQRTTSGAAIGSTSGGGSR
- a CDS encoding DUF4129 domain-containing protein; the encoded protein is MSRSINPTRLLAALCGITAVALAAATLPSPLETGGEGGDLGTGDGGDAERRPPGTVLEPEASEGVPPVLEYLAYLLVLLAAVALAWYLIVHRREVVKWLAVGAVVLFVLFVVGELLPTIAEPDLVPVEEQPPADDALPGEGDGEQTPMPVNPVVLVLAAVAAVFLIALLATRGGGSLPSPPGLRGDRSASTDSEPDAAAIADAAGRAADRIEDSTVDNDVYRAWQEMTELLEVDRPEVTTPRQFADAAVDAGMGPADVEELTRLFEDVRYGETEPTAELNERAKTVFRRIESEYGAPAATSSDERAARDESSGGETA
- a CDS encoding 30S ribosomal protein S13; this translates as MSEEAPEEQQDDDLQYFVRIGQTDLDGTKSVERSLSELNGVGRRTARIIAEEAGVDRTATFGALEEEVIDEVVEIVENYAEEVPDWLNNRQKDFYTGETTHEISNDLQLTRQHDINRMKMIDSYRGVRHKKGQKVRGQRTKSTGRTEGTIGVNVEEIREEAAEEAADEGDE